From Candoia aspera isolate rCanAsp1 chromosome 4, rCanAsp1.hap2, whole genome shotgun sequence, a single genomic window includes:
- the LOC134496330 gene encoding keratin, type I cytoskeletal 19-like has product MSCGPRHTVLTAGRNSSGSCNLGVGVSSVASGRYTSCGIANERASFSGRSHLAGRSHFSSGSCSGAFVGGGHAGANGSFVATSARNGMVGGAGGGHVGVVGGIPGGMVGGAHGGMVGAVPAAVVGGIGGVVGAPHATMVGAPCGVVGAVPAGMVGGIAHPGVVGGMGGVVPNPGMVGGLVGEPVCGGVFTNLDGKMTMQNLNDRLASYLDKVRCLEEENAELECRIREFYAKQGPLCEPKDYSHYHQQIEDLKNQLICTSVENNKLLLCIDNSKLTADDFRTKYETECCLRQNVEADINGLHQILDQMTACRSDLDIQCENLQDELCCLRKNHQEEVVCLKNQASGDVSVEVNACPGPDLKKILEEMRCKYETMIEGNRKEVEAWYESKIEEVNRDVCTSSQEIEESNNKVTELRRQLQALEIEYDAQCSLRDTLEASLGETELRYNSHLAELQERISCLEQQLAELRSEMECQNHDYTELLDVKSRLEKEIATYRGLLEGGQHDIVGGGGVNRSSSARSNETRTSHAYVTHSCHGAHSHH; this is encoded by the exons ATGAGCTGTGGTCCAAGGCACACGGTCCTAACAGCTGGGAGAAACAGCAGTGGGAGCTGCAATCTTGGAGTGGGGGTTTCTTCTGTTGCCTCTGGGCGGTATACTTCTTGTGGGATAGCCAATGAAAGAGCTAGCTTCTCTGGACGGAGTCATCTTGCTGGAAGAAGTCATTTCTCAAGTGGCAGTTGCAGTGGGGCATTTGTTGGTGGTGGGCATGCTGGGGCAAATGGTAGCTTTGTGGCCACCTCTGCTAGAAATGGTATGGtaggtggtgctggtggtggtcaTGTAGGTGTGGTTGGTGGTATTCCTGGTGGTATGGTAGGTGGTGCCCATGGTGGCATGGTTGGTGCTGTGCCTGCTGCTGTAGTTGGTGGCATAGGTGGTGTAGTTGGTGCTCCTCATGCCACTATGGTAGGTGCTCCTTGTGGGGTGGTTGGAGCTGTCCCTGCTGGCATGGTAGGTGGCATTGCTCACCCAGGTGTTGTTGGTGGCATGGGTGGTGTGGTCCCCAACCCTGGAATGGTTGGTGGATTGGTGGGAGAACCTGTTTGTGGAGGTGTTTTCACTAACCTTGATGGGAAGATGACCATGCAGAACCTCAATGACCGCCTGGCCAGCTATCTGGACAAAGTCCGATGCCTggaggaggaaaatgctgagcTTGAGTGCCGAATCAGGGAATTTTATGCCAAGCAAGGCCCTCTGTGTGAACCAAAGGACTATAGTCATTACCATCAACAAATTGAAGATCTGAAAAACCAG CTTATTTGTACAAGTGTGGAGAATAACAAACTCCTTCTGTGCATTGATAACAGCAAGCTGACTGCTGATGACTTCAGAACCAA GTATGAGACCGAATGCTGCCTCCGTCAGAATGTGGAGGCTGATATCAACGGCCTGCATCAAATCCTGGATCAGATGACTGCCTGCAGATCTGACCTGGATATACAGTGTGAGAACCTGCAGGATGAGCTATGCTGCCTGAGGAAAAACCACCAGGAG GAAGTTGTCTGCCTGAAGAACCAGGCTTCTGGAGATGTCAGTGTGGAAGTGAATGCCTGTCCTGGGCCAGATCTGAAGAAAATCCTGGAGGAGATGAGATGCAAGTATGAAACAATGATTGAAGGAAACCGCAAGGAAGTAGAAGCATGGTATGAATCCAAG ATTGAGGAGGTGAACCGTGATGTCTGCACCAGCAGTCAGGAGATTGAAGAAAGCAACAACAAGGTCACTGAATTGAGGCGCCAACTGCAAGCCCTGGAGATTGAGTATGATGCCCAGTGCAGCCTG AGGGACACCCTGGAAGCTTCCCTGGGTGAAACTGAACTTCGCTACAACAGCCACTTGGCTGAGCTCCAGGAGCGCATCTCCTGCCTGGAGCAGCAGTTGGCAGAACTGCGGTCGGAGATGGAGTGCCAGAACCACGACTACACGGAGCTGCTGGATGTCAAAAGCCGCCTGGAGAAAGAGATTGCCACCTACCGGGGCTTGCTGGAAGGGGGACAACATGACATTGT TGGAGGAGGGGGAGTCAACAGAAGCAGTAGTGCAAGATCCAATGAAACTCGGACGTCCCACGCTTATGTGACCCATTCATGCCATGGAGCCCATTCGCACCACTAG